A genome region from Nycticebus coucang isolate mNycCou1 chromosome 4, mNycCou1.pri, whole genome shotgun sequence includes the following:
- the FBXO48 gene encoding LOW QUALITY PROTEIN: F-box only protein 48 (The sequence of the model RefSeq protein was modified relative to this genomic sequence to represent the inferred CDS: inserted 2 bases in 1 codon), which yields MEDLHGGRTRPAAGPLGRRVFPFQVAVSASTLRRRLCASTAFPQRLGAALTELTIVIFVYLLITYKNNLPKLQALWKISRRNNNSTVSNLGLNSVNAEEEQNXNFVELLPPEIAFKIFSQLDIQSLCRASVTCWSWNYAIRNSDFLWKSHCLVVKAVCPNEINDDERSGYSWREILLRNYQNYQRNKVKLEWLSGRYSNIRSPTTLLKKNMYPMDVDTWGEILEAELERQAEKHQQ from the exons ATGGAGGATTTGCATGGCGGAAGGACACGTCCTGCGGCCGGCCCACTAGGTAGGAGGGTCTTCCCTTTTCAAGTGGCTGTCAGTGCCAGCACTCTAAGGCGCCGCCTGTGCGCAAGCACAGCTTTCCCCCAGCGGCTTGGAGCTGCGCTGACAGAGCTGAcgattgtcatttttgtttacttgtta ATTACATACAAGAATAATTTACCAAAACTTCAAGCTTTGTGGAAAATCTCCAGGAGGAACAATAATTCAACAGTTTCTAATTTAGGATTAAACTCTGTGAATGCTGAGGAGGAACAAAA GAACTTTGTTGAACTGCTGCCTCCAGAAATTGCCTTTAAAATTTTCAGTCAGCTAGACATTCAGAGTTTGTGCAGGGCTTCAGTGACATGCTGGAGCTGGAATTACGCAATAAGAAACAGTGACTTCTTATGGAAATCTCACTGCTTAGTTGTAAAAGCTGTGTGCCCAAACGAAATAAATGACGATGAAAGAAGTGGTTATTCCTGGAGG GAAATATTACTGAGGAATTACCAGAATTACCAGAGGAATAAAGTGAAACTCGAATGGCTAAGTGGCAGATACAGCAATATACGTTCTCCCActactttactaaaaaaaaatatgtacccAATGGATGTAGATACCTGGGGAGAAATTTTAGAAGCCGAACTGGAAAGACAAGCAGAAAAACACCAACAATAA